In a genomic window of Rhizophagus irregularis chromosome 11, complete sequence:
- a CDS encoding uncharacterized protein (SECRETED:cutsite_VNA-GP; SECRETED:prob_0.8678); SECRETED:SignalP(1-20), giving the protein MKYLQLTLFLLTLLIILVNAGPVKREAEAEYKPYCYYEDYKKYCPYKHHPYKKETAKAIAESDLSDVVTERAASYQLHDRGYKNDHHGHHDHYDHYDYHHGHHGHHD; this is encoded by the exons atGAAATACTTGCAATTAACCCTTTTCCTTTTAACTCTTCTTATTATTTTGGTCAACGCTG GTCCTGTAAAACGTGAAGCTGAAGCCGAATATAAGCCGTATTGTTATTATGAAGATTATAAGAAATATTGTCCTTATAAGCATCACccttacaaaaaagaaactgcAAAAGCGATCGCTGAATCAGATTTGTCCGATGTAGTCACCGAAAGAGCAGCATCTT ATCAACTCCATGACCGCGGATACAAAAACGACCATCACGGCCATCACGACCATTATGACCACTATGACTATCATCATGGTCATCATGGCCATCATGACTAA